A part of Xenopus tropicalis strain Nigerian chromosome 4, UCB_Xtro_10.0, whole genome shotgun sequence genomic DNA contains:
- the slc3a2 gene encoding 4F2 cell-surface antigen heavy chain, whose amino-acid sequence MTQDTALDMKDVELNELDQEKVPMAGGAGDSPTGGGEKNGVVKVKLEDDDAIGTKSQKFTGLSKEELLRVAGTPAWVRVRWALLILFWLGWAGMLAGAVVIIVQAPRCQPLPAMEWWNKGPLYQVGDPATFQEDGAGNIQSIEKRLESLTSLKIKGLIIGPIHATKKDEIDKTILTDIDPNYGTQEQFTSLLEAARKKSIQIILDLTPNYRSEKSWFEKTDINFEDNVKEAINTWLERGVGGIYFGDSENLPNTSNFIYEWGNMTANFSKEGKPRVLLLSSNSTQNKLAGNFNETDGILFYRFLDAENKKSFRSLGGDIKQYVEETGILGNSWMIGAPQMGHMASLVNEKLFRVYQLLLFTLPGTPISLYGDEIGLKDLPSKPAQSSRPNMQWDEVSVAANSPQILSDVNANVTFKAQDTDKGSFLNIYRKLSDLRGKERSLLHGEFVLLYNSDKAIAFLRSWDQNERYVTALNFNYEGEVELSLKKDRGEELPEHGTVVLSSSSQRKEGESVSLKSLQLGAGEALLLKYPYSG is encoded by the exons ATGACTCAAGATACCGCCCTAGACATGAAAGACGTTGAACTGAATGAATTGGATCAAGAGAAGGTCCCAATGGCAGGTGGGGCTGGGGACAGCCCAACTGGAGGGGGAGAGAAGAATGGCGTTGTTAAGGTGAAGCTTGAAGATGATGATGCGATTGGAACCAAGAGTCAGAAATTTACAGGGTTGTCTAAAGAAGAATTACTGCGAGTAGCTGGTACCCCAGCATGGGTGAGAGTCCGATGGGCATTGCTGATCCTGTTTTGGTTAGGCTGGGCTGGCATGCTAGCAGGAGCTGTGGTCATCATTGTACAAGCTCCTCGCTGCCAGCCTTTGCCAGCAATGGAATGGTGGAACAAGGGACCCCTCTACCAAGTTGGAGATCCAGCAACCTTTCAAGAAGATGGGGCAGGAAATATTCAGA GTATAGAGAAGCGCCTTGAATCACTTACCAGTCTGAAAATAAAGGGTTTGATTATTGGTCCAATACATGCTACAAAGAAAGATGAAATTGACAAAACCATACTCACTGATATTGACCCTAATTATGGCACACAGGAGCAATTCACCAGTCTGCTGGAAGCTGCGCGCAAAAAGA GTATCCAGATCATCTTGGACCTCACTCCTAATTACCGCAGTGAAAAAAGCTGGTTTGAAAAGACTGACATTAACTTTGAGGATAACGTAAAG GAAGCAATTAATACTTGGCTGGAACGCGGTGTCGGAGGTATATACTTTGGAGACAGTGAGAATTTGCCCAAT ACAAGCAACTTTATATATGAATGGGGGAACATGACTGCCAATTTCAGCAAAGAAGGAAAACCAAG agtcctgCTGTTATCCTCAAATAGTACTCAAAACAAGCTTGCTGGCAACTTCAACGAGACTGATGGCATACTCTTCTATCGCTTCCTGGATGCTGAGAACAAGAAAAGCTTTAGATCTTTGGGTGGGGACATCAAGCAGTATGTGGAAGAAACTGGCATCCTGGGAAACAGTTGGATG ATTGGAGCACCACAAATGGGCCATATGGCTTCTTTGGTCAACGAAAAGCTATTTCGTGTGTACCAGCTGCTCCTCTTCACACTGCCAGGCACACCAATCTCATTGTACGGGGATGAAATTGGACTTAAAGACCTTCCTAGCAAG CCTGCTCAGTCTTCAAGACCTAACATGCAGTGGGATGAAGTTTCAGTGGCTGCTAATTCCCCACAAATCTTATCCGATGTAAATGCAAATGTCACATTTAAG GCACAGGATACTGACAAGGGGTCGTTCCTAAACATATACAGGAAATTGAGTGACCTGCGTGGGAAAGAACGATCCCTCCTGCATGGGGAATTTGTATTACTGTATAACAGTGACAAGGCCATAGCTTTCCTAAGGAGCTGGGACCAGAATGAGCGATATGTGACAGCCTTGAACTTTAACTATGAGGGAGAGGTAGAACTCTCCTTGAAAAAGGACAGAGGCGAAGAGCTGCCAGAACACGGCACAGTAGTGTTGAGTTCCAGCTCCCAACGAAAAGAAGGGGAAAGTGTTTCCCTAAAAAGCTTGCAGTTAGGAGCTGGAGAGGCTTTACTCCTTAAATACCCTTATAGTGGATAA